In Thermosynechococcus sichuanensis E542, a single genomic region encodes these proteins:
- a CDS encoding type III-B CRISPR module-associated Cmr3 family protein produces MANKLNWYRLDPLDVLLFRDSRPFQPGEGSWAKSLFPPLPITVFQALRSLCNPYTERRQNLEFLGPLLIDDKNQVWVDTPKDLVCIGTKSNEKADMNDRADLSKVKGFARTQPASTEDPAWKHICHPLAGNLRPIVEPTLKENEQPQGRPAPLMRLDALVLYLQGKLDQLKPKEHFHDFPWSTQVLPHIKMQTQSRNVEDEAGYFTEVANRMHPGWGLVAGISVPNLEGVVRIGGEGHQAQVHSLKEHPFAVLEAFQGTGQETVAYVLTPGLAQVAADAPIYGLYPHDWQDNLIGVVGDRPLLAGGLSTVTRRSGQERLGYSAQRAYVRAGTLYYFAAPPHPQPQQLLSGVAAKARTTFEKLHYGQLLWGTA; encoded by the coding sequence ATGGCAAATAAATTAAATTGGTATCGTCTTGATCCCCTAGATGTCCTCCTCTTTCGCGATTCTCGTCCCTTTCAACCGGGAGAAGGGTCTTGGGCAAAAAGTCTCTTTCCCCCCTTGCCAATTACTGTCTTTCAAGCCCTACGCTCCCTTTGTAATCCCTATACCGAACGCCGTCAGAATCTGGAGTTTCTTGGCCCTTTGCTCATTGATGACAAAAATCAGGTGTGGGTGGACACCCCCAAGGATTTAGTCTGTATCGGCACCAAAAGTAATGAAAAGGCCGATATGAATGATCGTGCCGACCTAAGTAAAGTTAAGGGATTTGCCCGCACGCAACCGGCTTCCACGGAGGATCCGGCCTGGAAGCATATCTGCCATCCTTTGGCGGGGAATTTGCGCCCGATTGTGGAACCAACGCTGAAGGAGAATGAGCAACCTCAAGGTCGCCCGGCTCCTCTAATGCGGTTGGATGCCCTTGTGCTCTATCTACAGGGAAAACTGGATCAACTCAAGCCCAAAGAGCACTTCCATGATTTTCCGTGGTCCACTCAAGTCCTCCCCCACATCAAAATGCAAACCCAGAGTCGCAATGTTGAAGATGAAGCCGGCTACTTTACGGAAGTAGCGAACCGGATGCATCCCGGCTGGGGCTTGGTGGCGGGTATCAGTGTTCCTAATTTAGAAGGAGTGGTACGCATTGGTGGTGAGGGGCATCAGGCACAGGTGCATTCCCTAAAAGAGCACCCCTTTGCAGTTCTGGAAGCGTTTCAAGGCACGGGTCAAGAAACTGTCGCCTATGTGCTCACCCCCGGTTTGGCGCAAGTGGCTGCCGATGCTCCCATTTATGGGCTGTACCCCCATGATTGGCAAGACAATCTTATTGGTGTGGTGGGCGATCGCCCCCTTTTGGCCGGTGGCCTCAGTACCGTCACCCGTCGCAGTGGTCAAGAGCGACTAGGCTATTCAGCCCAGCGTGCCTATGTCAGAGCCGGTACCCTCTATTACTTTGCAGCACCTCCCCATCCCCAACCCCAACAACTCCTCAGTGGTGTGGCCGCCAAAGCCCGTACCACCTTTGAAAAACTTCACTACGGCCAACTGCTCTGGGGCACTGCATAA
- the cas10 gene encoding type III-B CRISPR-associated protein Cas10/Cmr2 — MYYERKLFALLHDPYLKALYRNKGLKGAWQQVSCLNQHAQDLQNWWNHHSGVTADHIASASDRLSFQRGMSTPPTTTVNITQVEIRHPITGAKSDLNFAFAGSLSDENLAEIEQQSIWGGIGQESNAEKVFWWFWRFYGEAIASDRHIKSQAVYAKDILLLPSDTRIPDCPLEAHTSITAALAGTLFPKNASNADRPQHPWLLMFSFSPVQEFIKSSRKLLDFWSGSYLLHYLGAKACWFLAERYGPDTVITPNLYNQTIIDAFLLQKYPDFERYFKEFGIAKPVETTGQPSPSLVTAGFPNVITALIPAEDKDSIGQELQEHLRQTWLNLGKKVREAIKAKVRSRYEDARWVAHIQDWIGTQFPAAEQEELKKEFLSWQQGGRWEWNALWEAQLENFWESYWIAFPLGDPEKSLTCDRRAANYSSWKTAQAILAKAENPLPTAVEENVYSTINVGTWWPLLQQRLGSALSAVKNTRNWQFPASPGERSSISGAYSALHPNLLYRDPFREGHGLPTSSLRLFWYVMSQAFPGLFNGSERLNAIEVTKRMAWKHGGVAEALGVECSEEDYENLVRFPNASSIAAARFMVEYPNQVKQYWQELNQEFTADPDLQPYRNRFGGKTRRPTQIPQVDAKLGDYNGVMFSAKWLAEDVGLETKEELAALRSAVDWAQKRVGWGDRSPADWWCILLADGDGMGDYVRGHNLKKYQAYVASNVVKDIQQKKSYIENPDQWQKLINETPKRMGPATHVGLNRALLDFANRLVPYLVEQRHCGRVVYSGGDDVMAILPLEDALSVIDVLRQAWCGGTDPAGEFEPHGDYWQTVQGSKAAEVLGMRRLFTMGQGATMSMGVVIAYRSVPLPTVLENLWQAEKERAKKLPGKDGLCFRVLYGSGNVLEAVLKGDRLADWQALLQQADDDVSPLLYRLVAELPQHCWLSQEQVIRKAIASIASRREKDLPQEYIENLCDWCDRWENWALQHEGQLGTDFQDLLNLLRLMAFFIDKRFPPQRSK, encoded by the coding sequence ATGTACTACGAACGCAAACTTTTTGCTCTCCTCCATGACCCCTATCTCAAGGCGTTGTACCGCAACAAAGGTCTCAAGGGTGCATGGCAGCAAGTATCCTGTCTGAACCAACATGCCCAAGACTTGCAAAACTGGTGGAATCACCACAGCGGTGTTACGGCAGATCATATTGCCTCCGCTAGCGATCGCCTGAGCTTTCAGCGCGGCATGAGCACCCCCCCAACAACCACTGTAAACATCACCCAAGTGGAAATTCGCCACCCGATTACTGGTGCCAAAAGTGATTTGAACTTTGCCTTTGCGGGCAGTTTGAGTGATGAGAATTTAGCTGAAATTGAGCAGCAGTCCATCTGGGGCGGGATTGGCCAAGAAAGCAATGCTGAAAAGGTCTTCTGGTGGTTTTGGCGATTTTATGGCGAAGCCATTGCCAGCGATCGCCACATCAAAAGCCAAGCGGTCTATGCCAAAGATATCCTGCTGCTGCCCTCAGACACACGCATTCCCGACTGCCCCCTCGAAGCCCACACCTCGATTACCGCTGCCCTTGCCGGAACGCTCTTTCCCAAAAACGCCAGCAATGCAGATCGACCGCAGCACCCTTGGCTGTTGATGTTTTCCTTTTCCCCTGTGCAGGAATTTATTAAATCTTCGCGGAAGCTGCTGGACTTTTGGTCAGGCTCCTACCTCCTGCACTACTTAGGTGCCAAGGCCTGCTGGTTCCTTGCCGAACGCTATGGCCCCGATACTGTCATTACCCCCAATCTCTACAACCAAACGATCATTGATGCCTTTCTGCTACAAAAATATCCCGACTTTGAACGCTACTTTAAGGAATTTGGCATTGCCAAACCTGTCGAAACCACAGGCCAACCCTCCCCTAGCTTGGTAACTGCAGGCTTTCCCAACGTGATTACGGCACTGATTCCTGCCGAGGATAAAGACAGCATTGGCCAGGAACTGCAAGAGCATCTGCGCCAGACATGGCTCAATCTGGGCAAAAAGGTGCGCGAAGCCATCAAAGCCAAAGTCCGCAGTCGTTATGAGGACGCCCGCTGGGTCGCTCACATTCAAGATTGGATTGGTACACAATTTCCGGCGGCAGAGCAGGAGGAGTTAAAGAAAGAATTTCTCAGTTGGCAGCAAGGGGGACGCTGGGAGTGGAATGCCCTTTGGGAAGCCCAATTAGAGAACTTCTGGGAAAGCTACTGGATTGCCTTTCCCCTAGGAGATCCAGAAAAATCCCTCACCTGTGACCGTCGAGCAGCCAACTACTCAAGCTGGAAAACCGCTCAAGCCATCTTAGCAAAAGCCGAGAATCCCCTGCCCACAGCGGTTGAGGAAAACGTGTATTCCACGATTAACGTGGGTACCTGGTGGCCATTGCTGCAACAGCGCCTTGGGTCAGCCCTCTCCGCTGTCAAAAATACGCGCAACTGGCAGTTTCCGGCTTCACCGGGAGAGCGTTCCTCAATTTCCGGGGCTTATAGTGCCCTGCATCCCAATCTTCTGTACCGCGATCCCTTTCGTGAGGGACATGGCCTGCCTACAAGTTCGCTACGCCTGTTTTGGTATGTGATGAGCCAAGCCTTTCCGGGGCTATTTAATGGCAGTGAGCGCTTGAATGCGATTGAAGTCACTAAGCGAATGGCCTGGAAGCATGGGGGTGTGGCGGAGGCTTTGGGGGTTGAGTGCTCGGAAGAAGACTATGAGAACTTAGTGCGCTTTCCCAATGCCAGTAGTATCGCTGCTGCTCGCTTTATGGTGGAGTATCCCAATCAGGTCAAGCAGTATTGGCAAGAATTGAATCAAGAATTTACTGCCGATCCGGATTTACAGCCCTATCGCAATCGCTTTGGCGGCAAAACTCGCCGTCCCACACAGATTCCCCAAGTGGATGCCAAGCTAGGGGATTACAACGGTGTGATGTTCTCAGCCAAGTGGTTGGCAGAAGATGTGGGTCTGGAAACCAAGGAAGAGTTGGCAGCACTGCGGAGTGCGGTGGATTGGGCACAAAAACGAGTGGGTTGGGGCGATCGCTCCCCCGCTGACTGGTGGTGTATCCTCTTGGCCGATGGCGATGGCATGGGCGACTACGTTCGCGGTCACAATTTGAAGAAATATCAGGCGTATGTTGCGAGCAACGTTGTCAAAGACATTCAGCAAAAAAAGAGCTATATCGAAAATCCTGACCAGTGGCAAAAACTGATTAACGAGACCCCCAAACGCATGGGACCTGCCACCCACGTGGGACTCAACCGTGCCCTGTTAGACTTCGCAAATCGTCTCGTACCCTACCTCGTGGAGCAACGTCACTGTGGTCGTGTGGTCTATAGCGGTGGCGATGATGTCATGGCTATCCTTCCCCTTGAGGATGCCCTCTCAGTAATTGATGTTTTGCGCCAAGCATGGTGTGGCGGCACCGATCCCGCCGGCGAATTTGAACCCCACGGGGACTACTGGCAGACGGTTCAGGGCAGCAAAGCGGCTGAGGTCTTGGGAATGCGTCGCCTCTTTACAATGGGGCAAGGGGCAACCATGAGTATGGGGGTGGTGATTGCCTACAGGAGCGTGCCTCTGCCAACTGTCCTAGAAAACCTCTGGCAAGCCGAAAAAGAGCGGGCGAAGAAACTTCCCGGCAAGGATGGCCTCTGTTTCCGTGTTCTCTACGGATCCGGCAATGTCCTGGAAGCTGTGTTGAAGGGCGATCGCTTAGCGGATTGGCAGGCATTACTGCAACAGGCGGATGACGATGTCAGCCCTTTGCTGTACCGATTGGTGGCAGAGTTACCCCAACATTGCTGGCTGAGTCAGGAACAGGTGATTCGCAAGGCGATCGCCAGCATTGCCAGCCGCCGTGAGAAAGACTTGCCACAGGAATATATTGAAAACCTCTGCGATTGGTGCGATCGCTGGGAAAACTGGGCGCTTCAGCATGAAGGTCAACTGGGAACTGATTTCCAAGACCTCCTCAACCTGTTGCGCTTAATGGCCTTCTTTATTGACAAACGGTTCCCACCCCAAAGGAGCAAATAG
- the gshA gene encoding glutamate--cysteine ligase has translation MLSKGFEVELYTGKPTGEIVGLSDRIVRDLPGFVREPDSRNVEFTTPPVYLYDQALCDLLRPRFRLRAYLQSLGDLTLVPGSTLSLGDSQHFYRSDPQNPYHTYIEQTYGTRVVTASVHINIGLRHPEDLIRACRLVRMEAALFLALSASSPFLDGKVTGYHSTRWAIFPKTPPQVPLFTSHAHFIEWTETQLQRGTMQNVRHLWSAVRPNGDRRPYDLNRLELRICDLVTDPIALLAITALLEARLLQLLDTPDLDPLRWGDGEMLAQLADENEQLAAKSSLEAVLTHWRDRRQLTAATWIAELYEEVWPIAKAQGFSCFLAPIKKILRQGNTAQQWLAQYAAGQSIPEIMAAAVQEMAASEQEFADQLCQPVVAVRG, from the coding sequence ATGCTGTCAAAGGGCTTTGAGGTTGAACTCTACACGGGTAAACCCACGGGCGAGATTGTGGGACTGTCGGATCGAATTGTGCGGGACTTGCCGGGGTTTGTGCGTGAACCGGATAGCCGCAATGTTGAATTCACTACACCCCCTGTGTATCTCTATGATCAAGCCCTGTGTGACTTGCTGCGGCCTCGCTTTCGGCTGCGCGCCTATCTGCAATCTTTGGGGGATTTAACCCTTGTCCCCGGCAGCACCCTGAGCCTAGGGGATAGTCAACACTTTTATCGCTCTGACCCGCAGAACCCCTACCACACCTATATTGAGCAAACCTATGGCACGCGGGTGGTGACCGCCAGTGTCCACATCAACATTGGCCTGCGGCATCCAGAGGATTTGATCCGCGCCTGTCGGCTGGTGCGCATGGAGGCAGCGCTATTTCTGGCACTCAGTGCGTCTTCGCCGTTTCTCGATGGCAAGGTAACGGGCTATCACTCTACCCGTTGGGCAATCTTTCCCAAAACCCCACCCCAAGTGCCTTTATTTACTAGCCATGCCCACTTCATTGAGTGGACAGAAACACAGCTTCAACGGGGCACGATGCAAAATGTGCGGCATCTCTGGAGTGCGGTGCGTCCCAATGGCGATCGCCGACCCTATGATCTCAACCGCCTTGAACTGCGAATTTGTGATTTAGTCACGGATCCCATTGCCCTATTGGCGATTACTGCTCTTTTGGAAGCGCGACTCCTGCAATTGCTGGATACCCCTGACCTTGACCCCCTCCGCTGGGGTGATGGTGAGATGCTGGCACAACTGGCCGATGAAAACGAGCAGCTTGCCGCCAAAAGTAGCCTAGAGGCAGTGTTGACCCATTGGCGCGATCGCCGGCAGCTAACGGCAGCCACTTGGATAGCGGAACTCTATGAAGAGGTCTGGCCGATCGCCAAAGCCCAGGGCTTTAGCTGCTTTCTGGCACCGATTAAGAAAATCCTGCGACAGGGGAATACTGCCCAGCAATGGTTGGCGCAATATGCAGCGGGACAGTCCATCCCTGAGATTATGGCCGCCGCCGTACAGGAGATGGCCGCCAGCGAACAGGAATTTGCAGATCAACTCTGTCAACCAGTGGTAGCAGTACGGGGCTAA
- the lpxB gene encoding lipid-A-disaccharide synthase: MAHLFISTGEVSGDLQGALLVKALYRLAAERGIPLEISALGGDRMAAAGAKLLFNTGGIGSVGLLEALPLIKPTIALQLKARRYLRQHPPDLVVLIDYIGGNVAMGRFIRKHFSVPMVYYIAPQEWVWSHSLKTTRQIVALSDRLLAIFPEEASYYRRHGANVVWVGHPLLDRIAAAPSREVARQSLGIAADELAIALLPLSRKQEIQSLLPLILGAATNIAKAYPEARFWLPLSLRQYRPAIEAVLKQYPIPVTLGEDSLQVLAAADLAIAKSGTVNLETALLNVPQVVIYRVHPLSLWLYQRFLKFDLKFVSPPNLLVNREIVPELLQERATVANITAAALELLTHPEKRLAMQAGYAEMRAVMGAPGVVDRAATEILDLLINRKCAGSATLHE; the protein is encoded by the coding sequence ATGGCGCATTTGTTCATTAGCACAGGGGAGGTCTCTGGGGATTTGCAGGGTGCCCTACTAGTGAAGGCACTCTATCGCTTGGCGGCAGAGCGGGGGATTCCCTTAGAAATTTCTGCCCTTGGGGGCGATCGCATGGCTGCTGCGGGGGCAAAGCTACTCTTTAATACCGGCGGGATTGGCTCCGTGGGGCTACTAGAAGCTCTGCCACTGATCAAACCAACGATCGCGCTGCAACTCAAGGCACGCCGCTATCTACGACAGCACCCACCTGATTTGGTGGTTTTGATTGACTACATTGGCGGCAATGTGGCCATGGGGCGGTTTATTCGCAAGCATTTTTCTGTACCGATGGTGTACTATATTGCCCCCCAAGAGTGGGTCTGGTCCCACAGCCTCAAGACGACTCGTCAAATTGTTGCCCTCAGCGATCGCCTGCTTGCCATTTTTCCAGAGGAAGCCAGCTATTACCGCCGTCATGGCGCCAATGTCGTTTGGGTGGGCCATCCCCTGTTGGATCGCATTGCGGCGGCTCCCAGTCGAGAAGTTGCCCGTCAAAGTTTGGGTATTGCTGCCGATGAGCTAGCGATCGCCCTGTTGCCCCTGTCTCGCAAACAGGAAATTCAATCCCTCCTGCCCCTGATTTTAGGGGCTGCTACGAATATCGCTAAAGCCTATCCTGAGGCCCGCTTTTGGTTACCCCTGTCTCTGCGGCAGTATCGCCCAGCCATTGAAGCCGTCCTCAAACAGTATCCAATTCCCGTCACCCTTGGGGAAGACTCACTGCAAGTTCTGGCAGCAGCGGATCTGGCGATCGCCAAGTCTGGCACTGTGAATTTAGAAACAGCCCTTTTGAACGTGCCCCAAGTTGTGATCTACCGTGTCCATCCCCTCAGTTTGTGGCTTTATCAACGCTTCTTGAAGTTTGATCTCAAATTTGTCTCCCCCCCCAATTTACTCGTGAATCGAGAAATTGTCCCCGAACTGCTCCAAGAACGAGCCACCGTTGCCAACATTACCGCTGCTGCCCTTGAGTTGCTCACTCATCCAGAGAAACGCTTAGCGATGCAAGCAGGCTATGCCGAAATGCGAGCTGTCATGGGTGCCCCCGGCGTCGTTGATCGCGCCGCCACAGAGATTCTCGATCTGTTGATCAACAGAAAATGTGCAGGATCAGCGACCCTACACGAGTGA
- a CDS encoding Spy/CpxP family protein refolding chaperone, which translates to MLKKSLAALLVCSALSPLVAIAPSTFAEPGYGGPRWGANLENLNLTPEQRQRLQAVRQQYQGQMEQTRNQLRTAKQELRQMMSGNASEDQIRSKYQQVRQLENQLASLRFESMLAMRGILTPQQRQALATQMQQRRQGNRPMKPQQ; encoded by the coding sequence ATGTTAAAAAAATCCCTCGCAGCACTTTTGGTATGTAGCGCCCTTAGCCCCTTGGTGGCGATCGCTCCCTCGACCTTCGCTGAGCCTGGTTATGGCGGACCTCGCTGGGGAGCGAATCTGGAGAACCTCAACCTCACCCCAGAGCAGCGGCAACGTTTGCAAGCCGTGCGGCAACAATATCAAGGTCAAATGGAGCAAACCCGCAACCAACTGCGCACTGCCAAGCAAGAACTGCGGCAGATGATGAGCGGTAATGCCTCGGAGGATCAAATCCGCAGTAAATATCAACAAGTCCGCCAACTGGAAAACCAACTGGCCTCCCTCCGCTTTGAAAGCATGCTGGCTATGCGGGGTATTCTCACACCACAACAACGGCAAGCCTTGGCCACCCAGATGCAGCAGCGCCGTCAAGGCAATCGCCCCATGAAACCGCAACAGTAG
- a CDS encoding sigma-70 family RNA polymerase sigma factor — MSVSLPLSAATASTDIVTRPQVNDPDRRIIEQCLSGHPNGFRELYQRHQQRVRSLLFQLCGAVALDDLVQEVFLRAWKGLKGLKHEAKFSTWLYRIAWNVACDYRRQLATRKSRHQQYLSQSEPLTPGLDLRQLHYEDLVQRGLATLPLEYRSVLVMHDLQGLPQKEIAEILKIPVGTVKSRLFRARGTLRAYFTEAGVSL, encoded by the coding sequence ATGAGTGTATCTTTACCCCTATCAGCGGCAACGGCATCAACGGATATCGTGACCCGACCCCAAGTCAATGATCCCGATCGGCGAATTATTGAGCAATGCCTTTCTGGTCATCCCAATGGGTTTCGGGAACTCTATCAACGCCATCAACAGCGGGTGCGATCGCTCCTGTTTCAGTTGTGCGGTGCAGTTGCCCTGGATGATTTGGTGCAGGAGGTTTTCTTGCGGGCATGGAAGGGGCTAAAGGGTCTCAAACATGAGGCAAAGTTTTCCACATGGCTCTATCGGATTGCTTGGAATGTGGCTTGCGACTATCGCCGTCAACTGGCCACGCGCAAATCGCGACATCAGCAGTACCTGTCTCAAAGTGAGCCACTCACCCCTGGACTGGATCTGCGGCAATTGCATTATGAGGATTTAGTACAGCGCGGTTTAGCCACATTGCCCCTAGAGTACCGCAGTGTTTTGGTCATGCATGACCTGCAGGGCTTACCCCAAAAAGAGATTGCTGAAATTCTCAAAATTCCAGTCGGTACAGTAAAATCCCGTCTCTTTCGTGCTCGTGGTACATTGCGCGCTTACTTTACAGAGGCCGGAGTCAGCCTATGA